GAGCGGTCCGCCACCCGTCATTACGAGGGACAGCTCGAACTGTGAGATTTGCGCCGTAAATCCGGTTACGAGCAGATACAGAATCACATTGCGCATGAGCGGAATCGTGATGTACCACATGCGGACAAAGGTGCCCGCTCCCTCCAGTTCCGCAGCCTCATAGTAGCTCTTCGGAATATCGTGAAGACCTGCCAGCATGATCAGCGTTGTGAGACCGAAGCCCAGCCATACGGCAGGAGCGGCGATGCTGGGCAGCGCCGTAGCCACATCCGCAAGCCAAGCTTTCGGCTCATATCCGAACAGTCCGATGATATAATTGGCTAAGCCGCCGGCATAATCGAAGATAAAGACGAAGATAACCGATGCCACGATCCCGGAAATGATGGTTGGGATGTACACGGAGGTCTTCACGACGCTTGCGAAGCCGGAGCCCAGGTTCTTAATGATGTTGGCGAACAGAAATGAGAGAATCAGCATCGTCGGAACGACCATAAGGGCAAACTTGAGCCCTACCCAGATGGACTGGAGAAAGAGGTCATCCGTCAGCACCATATAGAAATTCTGTAAGCCCACAAAGGTGGAATCCTGGTAGAAGCTCCAATTATAGAAGCTCACTCGCAGGGCATAGAAGAAAGGTATGATGACAAAGATCGTTAGCAGGATGACGATGGGTGCGAGAAGCAAATAAGCCACTCCGTTATCCTGCCGGAAATTTTTCTTAAACATG
This Paenibacillus sp. JZ16 DNA region includes the following protein-coding sequences:
- a CDS encoding carbohydrate ABC transporter permease yields the protein MFKKNFRQDNGVAYLLLAPIVILLTIFVIIPFFYALRVSFYNWSFYQDSTFVGLQNFYMVLTDDLFLQSIWVGLKFALMVVPTMLILSFLFANIIKNLGSGFASVVKTSVYIPTIISGIVASVIFVFIFDYAGGLANYIIGLFGYEPKAWLADVATALPSIAAPAVWLGFGLTTLIMLAGLHDIPKSYYEAAELEGAGTFVRMWYITIPLMRNVILYLLVTGFTAQISQFELSLVMTGGGPLSETTTPNLYILNHFRNDVMVGNSIAASLLLFVVLGSISAIIFRVLNSEKAIDG